The DNA segment CGTGACCCTTGCAGTGCGGGCCATCGTCGAGCTCTTTCGTGCTGTGAATCGCGAGGATAAGGTCAACCGCCAGATTcccgccttctccatctcgcACGACCACCGGTCAGTACGGATCTACGGCCACTACCCGGTGATAGCTGGCAATGATACCATATATTACCGCCATCCAATCCATACTTACGATTTTACAACACTAGACGGAAGGGACAAATGGACAGCTTACCAATTCACCAAGAATGTATACGATACATGGATGCCCGCTCACTTCAAGAACATCTGCTCCGCCATTGATCAGTTACCCTCAAATTTGGACTTTGATGTCCCACCGCTTCTGAGGCAACCTGACTTTCCCAGGACTTGGGGAG comes from the Podospora pseudocomata strain CBS 415.72m chromosome 5, whole genome shotgun sequence genome and includes:
- a CDS encoding hypothetical protein (EggNog:ENOG503NZ3W), which gives rise to MPGLLSGQDSLAGRRSLFPLLSIFPFLACEVKCGAAELDVADRQNAHSVTLAVRAIVELFRAVNREDKVNRQIPAFSISHDHRSVRIYGHYPVIAGNDTIYYRHPIHTYDFTTLDGRDKWTAYQFTKNVYDTWMPAHFKNICSAIDQLPSNLDFDVPPLLRQPDFPRTWGA